A genomic stretch from Croceibacterium aestuarii includes:
- a CDS encoding TrbI F-type domain-containing protein, whose protein sequence is MLRILGVLALVATLLWAAWVSRELSEPRQQIVTVRLAETIAGFVDAEARAQQDPEASQARVLAFLQASERAVAEMGTDGRVVLVGEAVLAGDAPDATDELRVRIARQLEQGGGQ, encoded by the coding sequence GTGCTGAGAATTCTTGGCGTGCTCGCGCTCGTGGCCACGCTGCTCTGGGCGGCCTGGGTCAGCCGCGAGCTGTCCGAGCCGCGCCAGCAGATCGTCACCGTCCGACTTGCCGAAACCATCGCGGGTTTCGTCGATGCCGAAGCGCGCGCGCAGCAGGATCCCGAAGCCAGCCAGGCGCGCGTGCTCGCTTTCCTTCAGGCGTCCGAACGCGCTGTTGCAGAAATGGGGACCGATGGCCGCGTGGTCTTGGTTGGCGAAGCGGTGCTCGCGGGCGATGCTCCCGATGCCACCGACGAACTGCGCGTACGGATCGCCCGCCAGCTTGAGCAGGGAGGCGGCCAGTGA
- a CDS encoding S26 family signal peptidase, which produces MKQFTSRLVRTIKRPLVLTGLVLLPLGWGAVDAFAKDHAFLINASPSLPNWAFWLDKHARIERDSLIFFEPPASRLVEVHFGKGAQLFGKRVLGVPGDVVSHRGREVFINGRKIAVRLDETRLGIALHKGPEGPIPDGCFYAGTSHPRGLDSRYAEIGFVCRGQILGSGRAIL; this is translated from the coding sequence GTGAAGCAGTTTACCTCTCGTCTTGTCCGCACGATCAAACGCCCGCTCGTCCTGACCGGACTGGTGCTGCTGCCACTCGGATGGGGCGCGGTCGACGCCTTCGCCAAAGACCATGCCTTCCTCATCAACGCCAGCCCGAGCCTGCCCAACTGGGCCTTCTGGCTCGACAAGCATGCGCGTATCGAGCGCGACAGCCTGATCTTCTTCGAGCCGCCAGCAAGCAGGCTCGTCGAAGTGCATTTCGGGAAAGGCGCGCAGCTCTTCGGCAAGCGGGTGCTGGGCGTGCCGGGCGATGTCGTGAGCCACCGTGGCCGCGAGGTCTTCATCAACGGACGCAAAATCGCCGTTCGGCTTGATGAGACCCGTCTCGGTATCGCGCTTCACAAAGGCCCCGAAGGCCCGATCCCCGATGGCTGCTTCTACGCCGGGACCAGCCATCCGCGCGGCCTCGACAGCCGCTACGCAGAGATTGGCTTTGTCTGCCGCGGCCAGATCCTCGGCAGCGGGAGGGCAATCCTGTGA
- the traW gene encoding type-F conjugative transfer system protein TraW — translation MSKLILPAALVAVLLCPAEVLARDYGQRGTVFPVIERDLLEQIHSRLTQMERSGETARFNEDLKRRTIARVGRPDPVAGIVRASEARRWQFDPTITLAADIRGARGELIHAAGTRVNPLDSVGLRAELLFLDGDDPDQLAWALKQDANAKLILVKGAPLELMKARQRRFYFDQGGKLTERFGIRSVPARVRQQGRLLEISEIALPPRRRTAP, via the coding sequence GTGAGCAAGCTCATCCTCCCTGCAGCCCTGGTTGCAGTCCTGCTCTGCCCTGCCGAGGTGCTGGCGCGCGACTATGGCCAGCGCGGCACGGTGTTTCCCGTGATCGAGCGCGACCTCCTCGAACAGATCCATTCGCGCCTGACGCAGATGGAACGTTCGGGCGAGACCGCGCGATTCAATGAAGACCTGAAGCGCCGCACGATCGCGCGGGTGGGCCGCCCCGACCCCGTCGCCGGGATCGTCCGGGCCAGTGAGGCGCGGCGCTGGCAGTTCGATCCGACGATCACGCTCGCTGCCGATATCCGCGGCGCAAGAGGCGAGTTGATCCATGCCGCTGGCACGAGGGTCAATCCGCTCGACAGCGTCGGCCTTCGCGCCGAACTTCTCTTCCTCGATGGCGACGATCCCGACCAGCTCGCCTGGGCGCTCAAGCAGGACGCCAATGCCAAGCTGATCCTGGTGAAGGGCGCGCCGCTCGAGCTGATGAAGGCCCGCCAGCGCCGCTTCTATTTCGACCAGGGCGGCAAGCTCACGGAAAGGTTCGGGATCAGGTCGGTGCCCGCGCGCGTGCGCCAGCAGGGCCGCCTGCTCGAGATCAGCGAAATCGCGCTGCCACCGAGAAGGAGGACAGCCCCATGA
- the traU gene encoding conjugal transfer pilus assembly protein TraU — protein sequence MTHIRKLALVLAVILGLAAATPAMADAGPGRCTGSFVNPITDICWSCLFPISIGGLDIWPSSRPDPDNPDLPVCLCGLRPGIAMGFWEPVRLADVSMKPWCFVNLGGMKLDPGFDIGFRSISGPSAVGGASQYYSSWHVHWYAYPLIYWMEIVADFLCLESGSIDILYISEIDPLWQDSELTAIINPEAVLFANPLALAACAADCVASTAKLPIDEMFWCAGCQGSMYPMNGNVSASIGHVQASRLVLSRFAYKLHRELVSWGTMGSKGLCGKYLMPVMRKQQYRFQATNPNPATSGRYACPPIGASTTFQVAGQVIPAIGEDMGYLVWRKRNCCAL from the coding sequence ATGACGCACATACGAAAGCTGGCGCTCGTTCTTGCCGTTATTCTTGGTCTCGCCGCCGCAACGCCCGCCATGGCCGATGCCGGTCCCGGTCGCTGCACCGGCAGCTTCGTCAACCCGATCACTGACATCTGCTGGTCGTGCCTGTTTCCGATCTCCATCGGCGGGCTGGACATCTGGCCGTCGAGCCGGCCCGATCCCGACAACCCCGACCTGCCGGTTTGCCTGTGCGGTCTGAGGCCCGGGATCGCGATGGGCTTCTGGGAACCGGTGCGGCTCGCCGATGTCAGCATGAAGCCGTGGTGCTTCGTGAACCTCGGCGGCATGAAACTCGATCCGGGCTTCGATATCGGATTCCGCTCTATCTCGGGTCCATCGGCGGTGGGCGGTGCGAGCCAGTATTATTCGAGCTGGCACGTCCACTGGTATGCCTATCCGCTGATCTACTGGATGGAGATCGTCGCCGATTTCCTGTGCCTGGAATCGGGCTCGATCGACATCCTCTACATCTCCGAGATCGATCCGCTGTGGCAGGACTCCGAGCTCACGGCGATCATCAACCCCGAGGCCGTGCTGTTTGCCAACCCGCTGGCGCTCGCCGCCTGTGCGGCCGACTGCGTGGCCTCGACTGCAAAGCTGCCGATCGACGAGATGTTCTGGTGCGCGGGCTGCCAGGGGTCGATGTACCCGATGAACGGCAATGTCTCGGCCAGCATAGGCCACGTCCAGGCCTCGCGCCTCGTGCTCTCGCGCTTTGCCTACAAGCTCCACCGCGAACTCGTCTCATGGGGGACGATGGGGTCCAAGGGCCTGTGCGGCAAATACCTGATGCCGGTGATGCGCAAGCAGCAATACCGCTTCCAGGCCACCAACCCCAACCCGGCGACCTCGGGCCGGTACGCCTGCCCGCCCATCGGTGCCTCCACCACCTTTCAAGTCGCAGGACAGGTCATCCCCGCCATCGGCGAAGACATGGGATACCTCGTCTGGCGCAAGCGGAACTGCTGCGCGCTATGA
- the trbC gene encoding type-F conjugative transfer system pilin assembly protein TrbC has protein sequence MNKHLLLLPVGLAVTIGGLALAQSAPEGIDLEAIRERAAEHADDAQALSTNVRQRAEALAEDAQAIQTQAQANRAAYADSIKAIETDAVLDFDAMIAGQAAAEKASLGGAPRFIAFASLSMPPEALKALVHDMTRAGGVTVLRGFPQGNSEAFKKRLAAIWSTRGAAGSLGIDPRLFRAFNIEAAPSFVMLSTEFSPCDGFDCTSEVPPHDRIAGNISVGEVLETFASGKGPGAELARLHLRQLSREERP, from the coding sequence ATGAACAAGCACCTCCTCCTTTTGCCCGTTGGCCTTGCCGTCACCATCGGTGGCCTCGCTCTCGCCCAAAGCGCGCCCGAAGGCATCGACCTCGAAGCGATCCGCGAGCGCGCGGCTGAACATGCCGACGATGCGCAGGCGCTCAGCACCAATGTCCGCCAACGCGCCGAGGCGCTGGCCGAGGACGCACAGGCCATCCAGACGCAAGCGCAGGCCAATCGCGCAGCCTATGCCGACAGCATCAAGGCAATCGAGACCGACGCCGTCCTCGACTTCGACGCGATGATCGCGGGGCAAGCGGCCGCCGAGAAGGCATCGCTGGGGGGAGCCCCCCGCTTTATTGCCTTTGCCAGCCTGTCGATGCCGCCCGAAGCGCTGAAGGCGCTGGTCCACGACATGACCAGGGCGGGAGGCGTCACCGTGCTGCGCGGCTTCCCGCAAGGAAACAGCGAGGCGTTCAAGAAGCGCCTTGCTGCGATCTGGAGCACCCGCGGCGCGGCCGGTTCGCTCGGCATCGATCCGCGGTTGTTCCGCGCCTTCAACATCGAGGCCGCACCGAGCTTCGTCATGCTGAGCACCGAGTTCAGCCCATGTGACGGGTTCGATTGCACCAGCGAGGTGCCACCACACGACCGTATCGCAGGAAATATCAGCGTGGGCGAAGTCCTCGAGACCTTTGCCTCGGGCAAGGGTCCGGGCGCCGAGCTTGCCCGCCTCCATCTGCGCCAGCTCTCCAGGGAGGAACGGCCATGA
- a CDS encoding conjugal transfer protein TraN — MTGRTLAHLLAALLALTSAASIHAQTRDAARADGKDFATELLGEARDAATTNPDAARVPNFDPQATRDLQDLSRDPDQIEARARSAATTSTPMRTIRDSMDSRAQFDPDEIADMLARSRTINETPLDYTSGMSVTGSQGACVPLPPGSASAGTYTATCNTGFTATRETGTCQVTLDTRVEARDVYGYYCIAGTGVDPSNPYACDHYQGPQCRVVQSWDIPCGYDYYSGYYWGCYGTLRVDLVSCGEPVPGATPYTVTSENVVTTTRNESQCSAFLDNGECTLDAETCTDSTPQTRIVDGIEVTQSCWAWQRSYSCARRTAGNDCSELEANGSCRFLRENCLTDDTPCSTSERVYECPLPAGDSGGTQYVCDGDVYCIDGSCETIERTANDEFKDAVTALHAMDEARGQFDPETLTLFRGTRNTCSSKVFGVLNCCKGKGFPLIPGISLLVALGCSREEVLLHERDAQGLCGYVGTYCSDKFLGVCLTKKKVYCCFESKLSRILQEQGRRQLPKPWDKPKEEQCEGFTLDEFARLDLSQMDFSEVYAEFTEAARLPDELETSILIQQKIEDYYARSGQ, encoded by the coding sequence ATGACCGGCAGAACCCTCGCCCATCTCCTTGCCGCACTTCTCGCCCTCACAAGCGCGGCTTCCATTCACGCTCAGACCCGCGATGCGGCAAGAGCCGACGGCAAGGACTTTGCCACCGAGCTGCTGGGCGAGGCGCGCGATGCCGCAACGACCAATCCCGACGCGGCGCGCGTTCCCAATTTCGATCCGCAGGCGACGCGCGATCTGCAGGATCTCTCGCGCGATCCCGACCAGATCGAGGCCCGCGCTCGCAGCGCCGCGACGACCAGCACGCCGATGCGGACGATCCGCGACAGCATGGATTCGCGCGCGCAGTTCGATCCCGACGAGATCGCGGACATGCTCGCGCGGAGCCGGACCATCAACGAGACCCCGCTCGACTACACCAGCGGCATGTCGGTCACCGGTAGCCAGGGGGCCTGCGTGCCGCTGCCGCCGGGATCGGCAAGCGCGGGCACCTATACGGCTACCTGCAACACCGGATTTACGGCAACACGCGAGACAGGCACCTGCCAGGTCACGCTCGATACCAGGGTCGAGGCCCGTGATGTCTACGGCTACTATTGCATCGCCGGAACCGGGGTCGATCCGTCGAACCCCTATGCCTGCGATCACTACCAGGGACCGCAGTGCCGGGTGGTCCAGTCCTGGGATATCCCGTGCGGCTACGACTATTATTCAGGCTATTACTGGGGCTGCTACGGAACGCTGCGCGTCGATCTGGTCAGCTGCGGCGAGCCAGTGCCCGGTGCCACACCCTATACAGTGACCAGCGAGAACGTCGTCACCACGACGCGCAACGAGAGCCAGTGCTCAGCCTTCCTCGATAATGGCGAATGCACGCTCGATGCCGAGACCTGCACCGACAGCACTCCGCAGACCCGTATCGTCGACGGGATTGAGGTCACGCAAAGCTGCTGGGCCTGGCAGCGCAGCTACAGCTGCGCGCGCCGGACAGCCGGGAACGACTGCAGCGAACTCGAAGCGAACGGGAGCTGCCGCTTCCTGCGCGAGAATTGCCTCACCGACGATACGCCATGCTCGACCAGTGAGCGCGTTTACGAGTGCCCGCTTCCAGCAGGCGATAGCGGGGGCACGCAATATGTCTGCGACGGCGATGTTTATTGCATCGACGGCAGCTGCGAGACGATCGAGCGCACTGCGAATGACGAGTTCAAGGATGCCGTCACCGCGCTCCATGCAATGGACGAGGCCCGCGGCCAGTTCGATCCCGAGACGCTGACGCTGTTCCGCGGCACGCGCAATACCTGCTCCTCCAAGGTCTTCGGCGTGCTCAACTGCTGCAAGGGCAAGGGCTTCCCGCTCATCCCCGGCATCAGCCTGCTCGTCGCGCTGGGCTGCAGCCGCGAGGAAGTGCTGCTCCACGAACGCGATGCGCAGGGGCTGTGCGGTTATGTCGGGACCTATTGTTCGGACAAGTTCCTCGGCGTCTGCCTGACCAAGAAGAAGGTCTACTGCTGCTTCGAGAGCAAGCTCTCGCGGATCTTGCAGGAACAGGGCCGCCGCCAGCTGCCCAAGCCGTGGGACAAGCCCAAGGAAGAGCAGTGCGAGGGTTTCACGCTCGATGAATTCGCCCGGCTCGACCTCAGCCAGATGGATTTCAGCGAGGTCTATGCCGAGTTCACCGAGGCTGCACGGCTCCCCGACGAGCTCGAGACCAGCATCCTCATCCAGCAGAAAATCGAAGACTATTACGCAAGGAGTGGCCAATGA
- a CDS encoding conjugal transfer protein TraF: protein MTRRQSLPMLALPVLAMCLAALLPVRAVAQEARQAEPAASADSLYCEQRRLGYWFYCVKPVPADETQIAQPPAQVTATQELDAVTGELRELKARAILYPTTENVTAYIRFQRAQLDRASLFSDVWQRAIWQDPELDYTLERPVGALAKKQWQDARAADRDAVMARLSERYGLFYFFAQTCGACEVMSPIVRSVADRWHITVRAISTDGGPSRHFPDYKVESGQRPRMGLEPGITPALVLWDSVARRPIPIGYGVLSADELQDRIYLLTSKEAGHDY, encoded by the coding sequence ATGACGCGCCGCCAATCACTGCCGATGCTGGCCCTCCCAGTACTGGCTATGTGTCTCGCTGCACTGCTTCCCGTTCGGGCAGTTGCCCAGGAAGCGCGTCAGGCAGAGCCAGCTGCCTCGGCAGACAGCCTCTACTGCGAGCAGCGCAGGCTCGGCTACTGGTTCTATTGCGTTAAGCCGGTGCCGGCAGACGAGACGCAGATAGCGCAGCCACCGGCCCAGGTAACCGCCACGCAGGAGCTGGACGCGGTCACGGGGGAACTGCGCGAACTCAAAGCGCGCGCGATCCTCTATCCGACGACGGAAAACGTCACCGCCTATATCCGCTTCCAGCGCGCCCAGCTCGACCGGGCTTCGCTGTTCTCCGATGTCTGGCAGCGCGCAATCTGGCAGGATCCCGAGCTCGACTACACGCTCGAACGACCGGTCGGCGCGCTCGCTAAGAAGCAATGGCAGGACGCGCGCGCTGCCGACCGCGATGCGGTGATGGCCAGGCTCTCCGAACGCTATGGCCTGTTCTACTTTTTCGCTCAGACCTGCGGCGCCTGCGAAGTGATGAGCCCGATCGTGCGCTCGGTGGCGGACCGCTGGCACATCACGGTCAGGGCGATCTCGACCGATGGTGGACCGTCCCGGCACTTCCCCGACTACAAGGTCGAAAGCGGCCAGCGGCCGCGCATGGGGCTCGAGCCCGGCATCACCCCGGCGCTTGTGCTGTGGGACAGCGTGGCAAGGCGACCGATCCCGATCGGATACGGCGTGCTCTCGGCCGACGAGCTGCAGGACCGCATCTACCTCCTCACCTCGAAGGAAGCCGGACATGATTATTAG
- a CDS encoding conjugal transfer protein TraH, which translates to MIISIRNAALTMAAASMVASPLSAPASANVGDSMDRFMDDMGAAANVTGPSAFEGQSAGYYSLGNVWTRFPQKTTNIANLQLPRARAGCGGIDIFAGSFSFINASEMVALLKAVANNAVGFAFSLAIDTVCPECSKIMQEFSQKAQLMNNLSINSCEMAQGLVGGVWPKGDLADKAICEAIGNSEGIFTDYAAAKHGCGTRGQRASTNESAGADYADVNPGVPRNYTWHVLKQSAFFNPGGTFDRELAEYAMTLIGTVIYVPPRDDEPGKFVPFAGDASSTLVTALLDGTQGQSVRVFQCDEPDQCLNPTFQQMSLSSAKAIRPRVARLIGSMVEAIRSDTAIGDEEKELLQVASVPLYKILTVQAAYGRGMATDDRDTLAEIASIDLLYAILERITAEAGRSMASFIAADEAKLAIWRAQVAEVRSSLAQRQATGQARVSAIMQIIEKTAMIENMLAASMSPSMAAALDWSRGMQSRSIVP; encoded by the coding sequence ATGATTATTAGCATCCGCAATGCGGCGCTCACCATGGCTGCCGCCAGCATGGTCGCGTCCCCTCTGTCCGCGCCAGCATCAGCCAATGTTGGCGACAGCATGGACCGTTTCATGGACGACATGGGCGCAGCGGCCAATGTCACCGGGCCGAGCGCGTTCGAAGGTCAGTCGGCGGGCTATTACAGCCTCGGCAATGTCTGGACGCGCTTCCCGCAGAAGACGACCAACATCGCCAATCTCCAGCTGCCGCGTGCCCGCGCTGGTTGCGGCGGTATCGATATCTTCGCCGGGTCCTTCTCCTTCATCAACGCAAGCGAGATGGTCGCGCTCTTGAAGGCCGTCGCCAACAATGCGGTGGGGTTCGCATTCAGCCTCGCGATCGATACCGTCTGCCCCGAATGCTCGAAGATCATGCAGGAGTTCAGCCAGAAGGCGCAGCTCATGAACAATCTCTCGATCAACTCCTGCGAGATGGCGCAAGGGCTGGTCGGCGGCGTCTGGCCCAAGGGCGATCTCGCCGACAAGGCGATCTGCGAAGCGATCGGCAATTCCGAAGGCATCTTCACCGACTATGCCGCTGCCAAGCATGGTTGCGGAACGCGCGGCCAGCGCGCCTCGACCAATGAGAGCGCCGGCGCCGACTATGCCGACGTCAATCCCGGTGTGCCGCGCAATTACACCTGGCATGTCCTCAAGCAGAGCGCCTTCTTCAACCCCGGTGGCACTTTCGACCGCGAGCTTGCCGAATACGCCATGACGCTCATCGGCACGGTGATCTACGTGCCGCCCCGCGACGACGAGCCGGGCAAGTTCGTGCCTTTCGCCGGCGACGCCTCCTCGACGCTGGTGACCGCACTGCTCGACGGGACGCAGGGCCAGTCGGTGCGGGTGTTCCAGTGCGACGAGCCCGACCAGTGCCTCAACCCGACCTTCCAGCAGATGAGCCTGTCGAGCGCAAAGGCCATCCGGCCCCGCGTTGCCCGGCTCATCGGCAGCATGGTCGAAGCCATCCGCAGCGACACAGCGATCGGCGACGAGGAGAAGGAGCTGCTTCAGGTGGCATCGGTGCCGCTCTACAAGATCCTCACCGTTCAGGCGGCCTATGGTCGCGGGATGGCAACCGACGACCGCGACACGCTGGCCGAGATCGCCAGCATCGATCTCCTCTATGCCATCCTCGAACGCATCACCGCAGAGGCCGGACGCTCGATGGCAAGCTTCATTGCGGCCGATGAAGCGAAACTCGCGATCTGGCGCGCTCAGGTCGCCGAGGTCCGGTCAAGCCTCGCCCAGCGGCAGGCGACCGGACAGGCGCGGGTCTCCGCGATCATGCAGATCATCGAGAAGACCGCGATGATCGAGAACATGCTCGCCGCCTCGATGTCGCCGTCGATGGCCGCCGCGCTCGACTGGTCGCGCGGGATGCAGTCCCGCTCCATCGTTCCATAA
- a CDS encoding conjugal transfer protein TraG N-terminal domain-containing protein: MVEIFTVGGGEYIVNVLNAVAAWTGAGGYKSLIQVALVMGMVLAVIVVAFNQDWRAWLNWFLGATLIYMCLMVPRMDVHVTDRVNPSLAPATVASVPLGLALMASFTSQAGDYLTRSAELVFGLPDDLNYSKNGMIYGARLLESTRSLRISDPEFAANFDEHVRQCVFYDLLLGRYSMKELSESDDIWTTIAPGSAARAQKFLTRQADDSVTASIITCREAYTALSGQWASLIDEMTLVAGRQLYPRQTEALAKAKLMADLPIAYQYLTGISRSASDIFRQVLTINAMNQAMHGFAGASGTGGIDVFAQTRADIQTERTYSSIAHNAMKWVPILNVVLTVVFYALFPVLFPLFLMPRTGPIALRGYVTGFFYLAAWGPLFVILHMILMFKGAGDVAAAGGGTGLSLATFAGMSDVNSDIGILAGYLVASIPFLAGGVARGALAISGQATSYLNPSQNAAEEASREASTGNVSLGNSNIDNSTVFSRQFAQGNLAPNIAYGPAQTRGFSDNGTQTTSFPDGEFAAVPNSSYPFTPTLGQDFTGRLGTMASQSQTQSETYANLAQQSTSSALTRFSEIRNAYSQGQSSDTVSGVGTNDSIGTAFSEVDNASRTLQQQFGLSRRASDDITVSWFLNGEASAGVGGNLGPATLGAKATGGRNQSWTDSDIGIASEDRGRIMGTLRQLSDSRNWSNTREGFLRETSSSSVSQVSTSSSGLSRSLTEAESYTREARRAEEMASRLENQASWYEGNSAAGTLNLSQAYREWGMAEMEANRDYYGPVRFDDIEFQMSARGQQLQSRFVESYADRLQDDIQADLSLPDFAPVSRPGIGSAGQVRARGDLGSAGGPSMPDAPDRSGIADEVERVRRQGRGRIGTVGGYLDRQTQGATGASEEAADDVKEW, translated from the coding sequence ATGGTCGAGATTTTCACGGTCGGCGGCGGCGAGTACATCGTCAATGTCCTCAACGCCGTTGCCGCCTGGACCGGTGCGGGCGGCTACAAGAGCCTCATTCAGGTCGCGCTGGTGATGGGCATGGTGCTCGCGGTCATCGTGGTCGCGTTCAACCAGGACTGGCGGGCCTGGCTCAACTGGTTCCTCGGTGCGACGCTCATCTACATGTGCCTGATGGTGCCGCGCATGGACGTCCATGTGACCGACCGGGTCAATCCCAGCCTTGCACCAGCAACGGTGGCCAGTGTCCCGCTCGGGCTCGCCCTGATGGCAAGCTTCACCAGTCAGGCGGGGGACTATCTGACCCGCTCTGCCGAGCTCGTATTCGGCCTGCCGGACGACCTCAACTACTCGAAGAACGGCATGATCTATGGCGCGCGGCTGCTTGAATCGACGCGCAGCTTGCGCATTTCCGATCCGGAATTTGCCGCGAACTTCGACGAGCATGTCCGGCAATGCGTGTTCTACGATCTGCTGCTCGGCCGCTACTCGATGAAGGAGTTGTCGGAGAGCGATGACATCTGGACGACGATCGCACCGGGGAGCGCGGCGCGCGCGCAGAAATTCCTGACCCGGCAGGCCGACGACAGCGTGACGGCCTCGATCATAACCTGCCGCGAAGCCTACACCGCGCTGTCGGGGCAATGGGCGAGCCTTATCGACGAGATGACGCTTGTCGCGGGGCGTCAGCTGTATCCGCGCCAGACCGAAGCGCTCGCCAAGGCCAAGCTCATGGCCGATCTGCCGATTGCCTACCAGTATCTCACCGGCATCTCGCGTAGCGCGAGCGACATCTTCCGCCAGGTGCTGACGATCAATGCCATGAACCAGGCCATGCACGGCTTTGCAGGGGCGAGCGGAACGGGCGGTATCGACGTCTTCGCGCAGACCCGGGCCGATATTCAGACCGAGCGGACCTATTCCTCGATAGCGCACAACGCAATGAAATGGGTCCCGATCCTCAATGTCGTGCTGACAGTGGTGTTCTACGCGCTGTTCCCTGTCCTGTTTCCGCTATTCCTGATGCCGCGGACCGGACCCATTGCATTGAGAGGTTACGTCACCGGCTTCTTCTACCTTGCGGCGTGGGGACCGCTCTTCGTCATCCTGCACATGATCCTGATGTTCAAGGGTGCGGGCGATGTCGCCGCCGCTGGCGGCGGCACGGGCCTCAGCTTGGCGACCTTTGCCGGCATGAGCGACGTCAACAGCGATATCGGCATTTTGGCGGGCTATCTTGTCGCCTCGATCCCGTTCCTTGCCGGTGGGGTGGCGCGCGGTGCGCTGGCGATCTCGGGCCAGGCAACGAGCTATCTCAACCCGAGCCAGAACGCGGCCGAGGAAGCCTCGCGCGAAGCGAGCACCGGCAATGTCTCGCTTGGCAATTCGAATATCGACAATTCGACGGTGTTTTCCCGCCAGTTTGCGCAGGGTAATCTTGCCCCCAACATCGCCTATGGCCCGGCACAAACGCGTGGTTTCAGCGACAACGGCACGCAGACGACCAGCTTCCCTGATGGCGAGTTCGCTGCTGTCCCGAATTCAAGCTATCCATTCACCCCGACGCTGGGGCAGGATTTCACCGGGCGCCTCGGAACGATGGCGAGCCAGAGCCAGACGCAGAGCGAGACCTATGCCAATCTCGCCCAGCAATCGACGAGCTCTGCGCTCACCCGGTTCAGCGAGATCCGCAACGCCTACAGCCAGGGTCAAAGCTCCGATACGGTCAGCGGCGTCGGCACGAACGACAGCATCGGCACGGCATTCAGCGAAGTCGACAACGCCTCGAGGACGCTACAGCAGCAGTTCGGCCTCTCCCGGCGCGCCTCCGACGACATCACCGTGTCTTGGTTCCTAAACGGAGAAGCCTCCGCGGGGGTTGGAGGCAATTTGGGTCCAGCAACATTGGGGGCCAAGGCGACTGGCGGACGCAATCAGTCGTGGACCGACAGTGATATCGGGATCGCTTCAGAAGACCGCGGCAGGATCATGGGCACGCTGCGGCAGCTTTCCGACAGCCGCAACTGGTCGAACACGCGCGAAGGCTTCTTGCGCGAGACGAGCTCGAGCTCGGTATCGCAGGTGTCGACCAGCTCGTCGGGTCTCAGCCGGTCTCTGACCGAAGCCGAAAGCTACACGCGAGAGGCGCGCCGCGCCGAAGAGATGGCCAGCCGCCTTGAGAACCAGGCCAGCTGGTACGAGGGCAACAGCGCCGCAGGCACGCTGAACCTGAGCCAGGCGTATCGCGAGTGGGGCATGGCCGAGATGGAAGCCAATCGCGACTATTACGGGCCGGTGCGCTTCGATGACATCGAGTTCCAGATGAGTGCGCGCGGCCAGCAGCTGCAATCGCGGTTTGTCGAAAGCTATGCCGATCGGCTGCAGGACGACATCCAAGCCGATCTTTCATTGCCGGACTTCGCTCCCGTCAGCCGCCCCGGGATCGGAAGTGCCGGGCAGGTGCGGGCACGGGGAGACCTAGGATCTGCGGGTGGTCCCTCAATGCCCGATGCTCCGGATCGTTCTGGCATCGCGGATGAGGTCGAGCGGGTTCGCCGGCAGGGTCGTGGAAGGATCGGAACCGTGGGTGGTTACCTGGACCGTCAGACGCAAGGTGCCACGGGAGCAAGTGAGGAAGCGGCAGATGATGTGAAGGAGTGGTAA
- a CDS encoding helix-turn-helix domain-containing protein — translation MLLSDLGKQIEAYRISRNLKQAELAEMAGISRSTLVRLEAGNGGTIDSLARIMRALEIEDRLLDVMPDAKLSPLDPRSDTGKVRQRVRKSSEGEAGEEWSWGDEAP, via the coding sequence GTGCTGCTGTCCGACCTCGGGAAGCAGATCGAAGCGTATCGCATATCACGCAATCTCAAGCAGGCCGAGCTTGCGGAAATGGCAGGCATCTCGCGTTCAACGCTCGTCCGCCTGGAAGCCGGCAACGGCGGGACCATCGATAGCCTTGCCAGGATCATGCGTGCGCTCGAAATCGAAGACCGCCTGCTGGATGTCATGCCGGACGCCAAACTGAGCCCGCTCGATCCCCGGTCCGACACCGGCAAGGTGCGGCAAAGGGTACGCAAGTCTTCCGAAGGTGAAGCTGGCGAGGAATGGAGCTGGGGTGACGAGGCGCCATGA